A genomic stretch from Haemophilus parainfluenzae ATCC 33392 includes:
- the dut gene encoding dUTP diphosphatase, protein MKKIDVKVLDSRIGNEFPLPTYATEGSAGLDLRALLEEGIEIQPGETKLIPTGLSIYIADPNLAAVILPRSGLGHKHGIVLGNLVGLIDSDYQGPLMVSVWNRGHEPFKIEVGDRIAQLVFVPVVQAEFNIVSEFTETERGEGGFGHSGKK, encoded by the coding sequence ATGAAAAAAATTGATGTCAAAGTTTTAGATAGCCGTATTGGCAACGAATTTCCTTTACCAACCTATGCAACTGAAGGTTCAGCAGGTTTGGATTTACGTGCATTGCTTGAAGAGGGCATTGAAATTCAACCAGGCGAAACTAAACTTATCCCAACAGGCCTTTCAATTTATATTGCCGATCCAAATCTTGCAGCGGTGATTCTGCCTCGCTCTGGTTTAGGTCATAAACACGGTATCGTATTAGGTAACTTAGTGGGCTTAATTGATTCAGATTACCAAGGTCCATTAATGGTATCGGTATGGAATCGTGGTCATGAACCATTCAAAATCGAAGTTGGTGATCGTATTGCACAATTAGTCTTTGTGCCAGTAGTACAAGCTGAATTCAATATTGTCAGCGAATTTACTGAAACTGAGCGTGGTGAAGGCGGTTTTGGTCATTCAGGTAAAAAATAG
- the radC gene encoding RadC family protein: protein MQTNTPLMPREKLLKYGVEALEDHELLAIFLRTGIKGCPVMELSHSVLQHFGSLRALLSADKEAFCKVKGLGITQFIQLQATTEMTKRYLKQELLIEHVFSDTSTVKLYLQAELHHEEREIFMVLFLDNQHRLIKKERLFLGTINVTNVYPREIIKESLSCNAAALILAHNHPSGLAEPSYSDKMITQKIIEAAELMDIRILDHFIVGKGTCYSFAEHNLL, encoded by the coding sequence ATGCAAACAAACACTCCTTTAATGCCTCGTGAAAAACTGTTGAAATATGGCGTTGAAGCCCTAGAAGATCACGAATTACTCGCTATTTTCTTACGTACAGGGATTAAAGGCTGCCCTGTCATGGAATTATCACATAGCGTGCTGCAACATTTTGGCTCCCTTCGAGCCTTATTAAGTGCAGATAAAGAAGCCTTTTGTAAAGTAAAAGGATTAGGCATTACGCAGTTTATTCAACTGCAAGCCACCACAGAAATGACAAAGCGTTATCTGAAACAAGAATTGCTGATAGAGCACGTATTTAGCGACACATCCACGGTAAAACTTTATCTTCAAGCAGAACTTCACCACGAAGAACGTGAAATTTTTATGGTGTTATTTTTAGATAATCAACATCGTTTGATAAAAAAAGAGCGGTTATTTTTAGGCACAATTAATGTGACGAATGTTTATCCACGAGAAATTATTAAAGAAAGCCTTTCCTGTAATGCGGCCGCTTTAATTTTGGCTCACAACCACCCTTCTGGTCTGGCTGAACCGAGCTATTCCGACAAAATGATCACACAAAAAATTATTGAAGCTGCTGAGTTAATGGATATCCGCATTTTGGACCATTTTATTGTCGGCAAAGGCACTTGTTATTCTTTTGCAGAACATAATTTGCTATAG
- the coaBC gene encoding bifunctional phosphopantothenoylcysteine decarboxylase/phosphopantothenate--cysteine ligase CoaBC has product MSLSGKRIVVGITGGIAAYKTIEFIRLLRKSNAEVRVALTPSAVEFVTPLTLQAISGNAVSQSLLDPQAELAMGHIELAKWADAIVIAPASADFIARLTVGMANDLLSTICLATSAPILLAPAMNQQMYRQAITQQNLTALSARGIHFVGPNSGFQACGDVGAGRMSEPAEIFESLQSLFAVQQDLADLSVTITAGPTREAIDPVRYISNHSSGKMGFAIAEAFAKRGANVTLIAGPVNLATPKNVHRIDVTTADEMWQASLESAVKNRIFIGCAAVADYRVAEVADQKIKKTNDNDELSLKLVKNPDIIASVANLEKDRPFVVGFAAETQNVAKYAKSKLQRKNLDMICANDVSGGQVFGQDQNALQIFWRTGEKALPLADKNKLAEVLVTEIVEHYHK; this is encoded by the coding sequence ATGAGCTTGAGCGGAAAGCGTATTGTTGTCGGGATTACAGGGGGCATTGCCGCCTATAAAACCATTGAGTTTATTCGTTTGTTACGCAAATCTAACGCAGAAGTTCGAGTGGCTTTAACGCCTTCCGCCGTTGAATTTGTCACGCCTTTAACGCTGCAAGCCATTTCTGGCAATGCGGTTTCTCAATCTTTACTTGATCCTCAAGCGGAATTAGCTATGGGGCATATTGAGCTCGCAAAATGGGCCGATGCGATAGTGATTGCACCAGCCAGTGCCGATTTTATTGCGCGTTTAACCGTTGGAATGGCAAATGATTTACTTAGCACGATTTGTCTTGCGACAAGTGCGCCTATTTTGCTCGCACCAGCAATGAATCAACAGATGTACCGCCAGGCAATTACACAACAAAATTTGACCGCTCTTTCTGCGCGAGGCATTCATTTTGTTGGGCCAAATAGTGGCTTTCAGGCTTGCGGTGATGTGGGTGCAGGGAGAATGTCTGAACCCGCTGAAATTTTTGAATCGCTTCAATCACTTTTTGCTGTTCAGCAGGATTTAGCTGATTTAAGTGTCACTATTACTGCAGGTCCAACGCGTGAAGCTATCGATCCTGTTCGTTATATTTCTAACCACAGCTCAGGCAAAATGGGTTTTGCAATTGCTGAGGCCTTTGCCAAACGTGGGGCTAATGTTACTTTAATTGCTGGTCCAGTTAATCTTGCTACACCGAAAAATGTTCATCGTATTGATGTGACAACTGCCGATGAAATGTGGCAAGCCTCTCTCGAAAGTGCGGTCAAAAATCGTATCTTTATTGGCTGTGCCGCGGTGGCAGATTATCGGGTTGCGGAAGTTGCTGATCAAAAAATTAAGAAAACCAATGATAACGATGAGCTTTCTCTTAAATTGGTGAAAAATCCAGACATTATCGCAAGCGTGGCAAATTTAGAAAAAGATCGTCCATTTGTGGTGGGCTTTGCGGCTGAAACGCAAAATGTCGCTAAATATGCGAAGAGCAAACTTCAACGCAAAAATTTAGATATGATTTGTGCTAATGATGTATCAGGTGGGCAAGTATTCGGACAAGATCAAAATGCCTTGCAGATCTTTTGGAGAACGGGAGAAAAAGCCTTGCCATTAGCCGATAAAAATAAATTGGCAGAAGTGTTAGTCACTGAAATTGTTGAGCATTATCACAAATAA